One genomic region from Reichenbachiella ulvae encodes:
- the hemA gene encoding glutamyl-tRNA reductase — protein MHNQFKAVGLSYKKTPLEIRELFSMDEKTSKAFLALLSDYAEVSEAMVVSTCNRTEVYYSATSDQFETVVKLLCLSKGITDTANYLQYFFNYTDHKEAVLHLFHVAIGLEAQVVGDLQIINQVKNAYQWSADEDMAGPFIHRLLHTIFYTNKRVVQETAFRDGAASVSYATVDLIGELTSAIEEPKILVLGLGEIGEDVARNLEKITRKQVKVCNRSIEKAENIAAELGFDVIDFAHYADAALEADVIISSVSISEPIITKALFTDNKLLSHKYLFDLSVPRSIEQDIESVNGLLLYNIDNIQAKASKTLERRLASIPDVEAIINEALSDFDKWAQEMEVSPVINKLKNALEDIRKTEIARHLKKVSTEETELVDKVTKSMMQKIIKLPVLQLKAACKRGEADSLIEVLNDLFNLEQQEEQIKK, from the coding sequence ATGCACAATCAGTTTAAAGCGGTAGGACTATCATATAAAAAAACACCTCTTGAAATAAGAGAGTTGTTTTCTATGGATGAAAAAACCAGCAAGGCTTTTTTGGCTTTACTTTCCGACTATGCGGAAGTGTCAGAAGCAATGGTGGTGTCGACCTGCAACAGAACTGAAGTCTATTACTCCGCTACTAGTGATCAATTCGAGACAGTAGTTAAGCTGCTTTGCTTATCCAAGGGAATCACAGATACGGCCAACTACCTTCAATATTTCTTCAATTACACGGACCACAAGGAAGCTGTGCTTCATTTGTTTCATGTGGCAATTGGTTTGGAAGCCCAGGTAGTCGGAGATTTGCAAATCATCAATCAGGTAAAGAACGCGTATCAGTGGTCGGCTGATGAAGATATGGCTGGACCATTTATTCATCGCTTGCTACATACTATCTTTTACACCAACAAACGCGTGGTTCAGGAAACTGCCTTCAGAGATGGGGCTGCTTCTGTATCTTATGCCACTGTAGACTTGATCGGTGAGCTGACCTCAGCGATTGAAGAACCTAAGATTTTGGTTTTGGGTCTGGGAGAGATTGGAGAGGATGTGGCTAGGAATCTGGAGAAGATCACAAGGAAGCAGGTGAAGGTGTGCAACCGAAGCATCGAAAAGGCTGAAAACATTGCTGCTGAGTTGGGATTTGATGTAATAGATTTTGCTCACTACGCAGATGCGGCATTAGAGGCTGATGTGATTATCTCTTCTGTAAGCATTAGCGAACCAATTATTACCAAGGCACTCTTTACTGATAATAAGTTGTTGAGTCATAAATATCTATTCGATCTCTCTGTGCCTCGCAGCATTGAGCAGGATATAGAATCGGTCAATGGACTTTTGCTCTACAACATAGATAACATTCAAGCCAAAGCTTCTAAAACACTGGAGCGTCGATTGGCTTCTATTCCAGATGTGGAGGCTATTATCAATGAAGCTTTAAGTGATTTTGATAAATGGGCGCAGGAGATGGAAGTGTCACCGGTCATCAACAAGTTGAAAAATGCACTTGAGGATATCCGAAAAACAGAAATCGCCAGACATCTGAAAAAAGTAAGCACAGAAGAAACTGAGTTGGTCGACAAGGTAACCAAAAGCATGATGCAGAAAATTATCAAGCTACCTGTGTTGCAACTGAAAGCGGCCTGTAAACGTGGCGAGGCTGACTCCTTGATTGAGGTTTTGAATGACCTCTTCAACCTGGAGCAGCAAGAAGAACAAATCAAAAAGTAA
- the guaB gene encoding IMP dehydrogenase has product MHFDSSKLVFEALTYDDVLLLPGYSEVLPRDTDTSTYLTKNIKLNIPLVSAAMDTVTESALAISMALEGGIGIIHKNMTIEQQAAQVRAVKRSQSGMILDPVTLPETATVADALKCMKEFKIGGIPVIDKDRKLIGIVTNRDLRFQKDPGLSVKEVMTSENVITAKDGIGLKGAEAILQEYKIEKLPIVNDAGILTGLITYKDILKNIDKPMACKDEYGRLRVGAAVGVTPDIEQRVEKLIEAGVDVVSIDTAHGHSKGVIDTCKKIKAKFPNLDVIVGNIATAEAAVALADAGADAIKVGVGPGSICTTRIIAGVGMPQLSAVYESAKAIEGRGVPIIADGGIRFSGDFVKAIAAGANCIMIGSLLGGTEEAPGEVILYEGRKFKTYRGMGSVEAMEDGSKDRYFQDAEDDIKKLVPEGIVGRVPYKGMVAEVLYQLTGGLKAGMGYCGAQNVEALKTARFVKVSGAGMAESHPHDIQITREAPNYSR; this is encoded by the coding sequence ATGCATTTCGACAGTTCTAAACTAGTTTTTGAGGCACTCACATACGATGACGTGCTTTTACTCCCTGGATATTCTGAAGTATTACCACGTGACACGGATACGAGTACATACTTGACTAAGAATATCAAACTTAACATCCCTTTGGTATCTGCAGCAATGGACACAGTGACTGAATCAGCACTGGCTATATCCATGGCATTAGAAGGAGGTATCGGCATCATTCACAAAAACATGACCATCGAGCAGCAAGCTGCACAGGTTCGTGCTGTGAAAAGATCGCAAAGCGGTATGATTCTCGATCCGGTCACTCTTCCAGAAACGGCAACAGTAGCAGATGCACTGAAATGCATGAAGGAATTTAAAATCGGTGGTATTCCAGTCATTGACAAGGATAGAAAATTGATAGGTATAGTCACTAACCGTGACCTTCGTTTTCAAAAAGACCCGGGTCTTAGCGTGAAAGAGGTGATGACCAGTGAAAATGTAATCACTGCCAAAGACGGTATTGGCCTCAAAGGCGCAGAAGCCATCCTTCAAGAATACAAAATCGAAAAACTGCCTATCGTTAATGATGCAGGTATTTTAACCGGATTGATTACCTATAAGGATATCTTGAAAAACATCGATAAGCCGATGGCTTGTAAAGATGAATACGGTCGTCTGCGAGTAGGTGCTGCAGTAGGTGTAACACCAGATATCGAACAAAGAGTAGAAAAACTGATCGAAGCAGGCGTAGATGTAGTATCCATCGATACGGCTCACGGCCACTCCAAAGGCGTAATCGATACCTGTAAAAAAATCAAAGCTAAGTTTCCAAACCTAGATGTAATAGTGGGTAACATAGCCACTGCCGAGGCAGCCGTAGCATTGGCAGATGCCGGAGCTGATGCCATCAAAGTAGGTGTAGGACCAGGAAGTATCTGTACTACCCGAATCATCGCTGGAGTAGGGATGCCACAGTTATCTGCTGTATACGAATCAGCCAAAGCGATAGAAGGTCGTGGAGTGCCAATCATTGCAGATGGGGGTATTCGCTTCTCAGGAGATTTCGTAAAAGCCATCGCAGCTGGTGCCAACTGTATCATGATTGGCTCATTGCTAGGTGGAACGGAAGAAGCTCCTGGAGAGGTAATCCTTTACGAAGGACGAAAGTTCAAGACTTACCGAGGCATGGGTTCTGTAGAGGCCATGGAGGATGGATCAAAGGATCGTTACTTCCAGGATGCAGAAGACGACATCAAAAAGCTAGTACCAGAAGGAATCGTAGGACGCGTGCCATACAAAGGAATGGTAGCAGAAGTACTTTACCAATTGACCGGAGGTCTGAAAGCAGGTATGGGCTACTGCGGAGCACAAAATGTAGAAGCACTTAAAACTGCTCGTTTTGTGAAAGTATCTGGTGCAGGTATGGCAGAATCTCACCCGCACGACATTCAGATTACTAGAGAGGCACCGAACTACTCTAGATAA